One genomic region from Rhodothermus sp. encodes:
- a CDS encoding gamma carbonic anhydrase family protein: MIRDFLGAYPRFDTTNFIAPNAVVIGDVTLEPYASIWYGAVVRADVNWIRIGEASNIQDGAIIHVTRGTAPTLIGPRVTVGHGAVLHGCTVEANVLIGIGAVVLDGAIIGRDSLIGARALVPPGMQVPPRSLVLGVPGRVVRTLSEEEVASIARYAQNYLEYSAIYRGEVRPERNPFYDPPETDAGSPG; encoded by the coding sequence ATGATTCGTGATTTTCTGGGGGCCTATCCACGCTTTGATACCACTAATTTTATTGCGCCGAATGCTGTGGTTATTGGGGATGTAACGCTGGAGCCTTATGCCAGCATCTGGTACGGCGCCGTCGTACGAGCCGACGTGAACTGGATTCGCATCGGCGAGGCTTCCAACATCCAGGATGGGGCGATCATTCACGTTACGCGCGGCACTGCTCCCACGCTGATAGGTCCCCGGGTAACCGTAGGCCATGGGGCCGTGCTGCATGGCTGTACCGTCGAAGCAAATGTGCTGATCGGGATCGGCGCGGTGGTGCTCGACGGTGCTATCATTGGACGCGATAGTCTGATCGGCGCACGGGCTCTCGTACCGCCTGGCATGCAGGTGCCTCCGCGTTCGCTGGTGCTGGGGGTGCCCGGGCGTGTGGTGCGCACGCTTTCCGAGGAAGAAGTGGCGAGTATTGCCCGCTACGCGCAGAACTACCTGGAGTATAGCGCCATCTATCGAGGTGAGGTTCGGCCCGAGCGTAATCCATTCTATGATCCACCGGAAACCGACGCTGGATCGCCGGGTTAG
- a CDS encoding AarF/ABC1/UbiB kinase family protein, giving the protein MPPALATRTHRARQIAEVLLRHGLGYLVSIFGMERFVPIHRGLLGHPRRAEPYAAPEHLRMALEELGAAWIKLGQFLATRADLLPPSYQRELARLQDAAAPVPGDVIQSIIETELGHPLSELFTHFDPNPLAAASIGQAHAATLPDGTEVVVKVRRPGVVEQVEQDLELLLNLAHTASRHWELAETYDIVGIVQEFALTLRAELDYLREGRNAERFAQNFANNPIVHIPRIFWDYSTSRVLTLERIRGIKIDNLTALDAAGYNRTELAERIAHILMQMVFEDGFFHADPHPGNFFVEASGTIGLIDFGMVGVVDTSTQDRLAQLLLALAQQDPDWMVDAFLELGVARRHVDRSVLREDLRHFMLSYYDRPLQELQIAPILKEVLTIVRRHRLHLPANLVLLLKTIMMAEGLAGQLAPDFRVTTLLPGYVQRLLLHRYLPLSWMRRLGWATLEAAEFGLTLPRQLRRLLHALEQGRIQVGMRPEGFDPFIARLERLTNRLVLGMLTAALIIGLAVLLTAVRLPGMEHLIGPALGFGFLLTVLLAAYLIWVILHSGRL; this is encoded by the coding sequence ATGCCACCTGCACTTGCCACGCGAACGCATCGAGCCCGCCAGATCGCCGAGGTGCTCCTCCGCCACGGCCTGGGATACCTGGTAAGCATCTTCGGTATGGAACGCTTCGTACCGATACACCGCGGCCTGCTGGGCCACCCACGCCGCGCCGAACCCTATGCCGCCCCCGAGCATCTGCGCATGGCGCTCGAAGAACTGGGGGCGGCCTGGATCAAGCTTGGCCAGTTTCTGGCTACCCGCGCCGACCTGCTCCCTCCCTCCTATCAGCGTGAACTGGCCAGACTGCAGGACGCAGCTGCTCCCGTCCCCGGTGATGTCATCCAGTCCATCATCGAAACCGAACTGGGACATCCGCTTTCCGAACTGTTCACCCACTTCGATCCCAATCCGCTGGCCGCTGCTTCCATCGGCCAGGCACACGCAGCCACCCTGCCCGACGGCACCGAGGTGGTCGTTAAGGTGCGACGCCCTGGCGTCGTTGAACAGGTCGAACAAGACCTGGAACTACTGCTGAACCTGGCTCATACAGCCAGCCGCCACTGGGAGCTGGCTGAAACCTACGACATTGTCGGCATCGTTCAGGAATTTGCCCTGACGCTCCGGGCCGAACTGGATTACCTGCGTGAAGGACGTAATGCCGAACGCTTTGCCCAGAATTTCGCCAACAATCCGATCGTCCACATCCCCCGCATATTCTGGGACTATTCCACCTCACGCGTGCTCACGCTGGAGCGCATCCGGGGTATCAAAATTGATAATCTGACCGCCCTCGACGCTGCTGGCTACAATCGCACCGAACTGGCCGAACGCATCGCCCACATCCTGATGCAGATGGTCTTCGAAGATGGCTTCTTCCATGCCGACCCGCATCCGGGAAACTTTTTCGTAGAAGCCAGCGGCACCATTGGCCTGATCGACTTTGGCATGGTGGGTGTGGTGGACACCTCCACGCAAGACCGCCTGGCCCAGCTCTTGCTGGCACTCGCCCAACAAGATCCAGATTGGATGGTCGATGCCTTTCTGGAACTGGGCGTAGCCCGACGACACGTGGATCGCTCCGTGCTTCGCGAGGATCTGCGTCACTTCATGCTGAGCTACTACGACCGCCCCCTCCAGGAACTACAGATTGCGCCAATCCTGAAGGAAGTGTTGACCATCGTCCGCCGCCACCGTCTACACCTACCCGCTAACCTGGTCCTGCTCCTGAAGACCATCATGATGGCCGAAGGGCTGGCCGGACAACTGGCGCCAGACTTTCGGGTCACCACCCTCCTACCAGGTTATGTTCAGCGTTTACTGCTGCATCGCTACCTACCACTATCATGGATGCGACGGCTGGGATGGGCCACCCTGGAGGCTGCCGAGTTTGGCCTGACCCTTCCTCGCCAGCTTCGACGCTTACTTCATGCGCTGGAGCAGGGAAGAATTCAGGTGGGCATGCGACCGGAAGGCTTCGACCCCTTCATCGCTCGGCTGGAGCGACTGACAAACCGGCTGGTGCTGGGTATGCTGACGGCGGCCTTGATCATCGGACTGGCCGTGCTGCTGACAGCCGTACGCTTACCCGGCATGGAGCACCTGATCGGTCCAGCCCTGGGCTTCGGGTTCCTGCTGACTGTCCTCCTGGCCGCTTATCTGATCTGGGTTATTCTACATTCAGGACGCCTGTAA
- the mutS gene encoding DNA mismatch repair protein MutS, which translates to MAANRPERQVGQTPLMRQYYRIKSRYPNAILLFRMGDFYETFDEDAHIVSRVLGITLTKRANGQAADVPLAGFPHHALDNYLPKLVRAGYRVAICEQLEDPKYARKVVKRDVVEVVTPGVSFHEQLLDPKRANYLAAVVWGTERSERDRIGFAFLDASTGEFSVTEVSAHRLEDLLQTIQPAEVLVDKNQRNRLQQIRGLSFVITPQEDWVFSFDYAYEVLLRHFKTHSLKGFGVDDLRLGIRAAGAALHYLGETQKGRLPHVRRLTRYATDEYMVLDPQTRRNLELVASLQDGTREGSLVQILDETLTPMGGRLLRRWLLRPLKNVRQIEKRLDAVEALVRDRRLRERLREELRQVGDLERLAARVCTGRASPRDLMHLRLTLEQIPPVKQALAGVSCDTLRRLAEQLMLCTQVVERIRQALVDDPPAALSDGGVIREGFSSELDELREIARSGKDFIARLQQKEIERTGIPSLKVGFNKVFGYYIEVTNAHRDKIPPHYIRKQTLVNAERYITPELKEYEEKILSAEEKIASLEAELFNRLRLEVAETTAELQLNASLLAMLDVFCSLAEVAERYNYTRPELHEGMELLIEEGRHPVVERTLPPGEPFIPNDIYLDTHTQQILIITGPNMAGKSVVLRQTGLIVLLAQIGSFVPARRARIGIVDRIFTRVGASDNLAAGESTFLVEMNETANILNNATPRSLILLDEVGRGTSTFDGLSIAWALVEYLHETPSVAARTLFATHYHELNELAERFPRVKNFRVQVEEHDGKIIFLHKLVPGGADHSYGIEVARMAGLPEPVISRAREILHHLEAQHLVVEAPAGDGEPVRTIRSARAAHIPADTSAFQLSLFAQPTPDPVAEELKERLCQLDPNRITPIEALLLLDELKRIVERHDS; encoded by the coding sequence ATGGCAGCCAATCGGCCGGAAAGGCAGGTGGGGCAGACGCCGCTCATGCGGCAGTATTACAGGATCAAGTCCCGCTATCCGAACGCCATCTTACTGTTTCGGATGGGGGACTTTTACGAGACGTTCGATGAGGATGCGCATATCGTCAGCCGCGTACTGGGTATTACGCTGACGAAGCGGGCCAACGGTCAGGCTGCCGACGTGCCGCTGGCCGGTTTTCCACATCATGCGCTGGATAATTACTTGCCCAAGCTGGTCCGGGCAGGCTATCGGGTAGCGATCTGCGAGCAACTTGAGGATCCCAAGTATGCTCGGAAAGTCGTCAAGCGCGATGTGGTCGAAGTGGTCACGCCGGGGGTCTCGTTTCATGAGCAGCTACTTGATCCTAAGCGGGCCAACTATCTGGCGGCGGTTGTCTGGGGCACCGAGCGAAGCGAACGGGATCGTATTGGCTTTGCCTTTCTGGATGCTTCAACCGGGGAGTTTTCCGTAACAGAGGTATCGGCGCACCGTTTGGAGGACCTGTTGCAGACGATTCAGCCAGCTGAGGTGCTGGTCGACAAAAACCAGCGCAATCGGTTGCAGCAGATTCGGGGCCTTTCGTTTGTGATTACCCCTCAGGAAGACTGGGTGTTTAGCTTTGATTATGCCTATGAGGTGCTACTCCGGCACTTTAAGACGCATTCGCTCAAAGGCTTTGGGGTCGACGACCTGCGACTGGGTATCCGGGCAGCCGGGGCGGCCCTGCACTATCTGGGCGAGACGCAGAAAGGCCGGTTGCCGCATGTGCGCCGGCTTACGCGCTACGCTACCGACGAATACATGGTGCTTGATCCGCAGACGAGGCGTAATCTGGAGCTGGTTGCCTCTCTGCAGGATGGTACACGGGAAGGTTCGCTCGTACAGATCCTTGACGAGACGCTCACGCCGATGGGGGGGCGTCTGCTTCGACGTTGGCTACTACGGCCCCTCAAAAACGTGCGGCAGATCGAAAAACGCCTGGATGCGGTCGAGGCCCTCGTGCGGGACCGACGGTTGCGTGAGCGCCTGCGCGAAGAACTCCGTCAGGTAGGTGATCTGGAACGGCTGGCTGCCCGCGTTTGCACCGGCCGCGCTTCCCCGCGCGACCTGATGCACCTGCGGTTGACGCTCGAACAGATCCCACCTGTCAAGCAGGCCCTGGCGGGTGTGTCCTGCGACACGCTGCGTCGGTTGGCCGAACAGCTTATGCTCTGCACTCAGGTTGTCGAACGCATCCGTCAGGCGCTGGTCGACGATCCGCCTGCCGCGTTAAGCGACGGAGGCGTCATTCGCGAGGGCTTCAGCTCCGAACTGGACGAGCTACGTGAGATTGCGCGTTCGGGCAAGGATTTCATTGCCCGCTTGCAGCAGAAAGAAATCGAGCGGACGGGGATTCCATCGCTCAAGGTGGGCTTCAACAAGGTGTTCGGGTACTACATTGAGGTTACCAATGCACACCGCGATAAAATCCCACCCCACTACATTCGCAAGCAAACGCTGGTCAACGCCGAACGCTACATCACACCAGAGCTGAAAGAGTACGAGGAAAAAATTCTTTCGGCCGAGGAAAAGATCGCCAGTCTGGAGGCTGAGCTGTTTAACCGGCTACGCCTGGAAGTGGCCGAGACTACGGCTGAGCTGCAGCTCAATGCCTCGCTCCTGGCCATGCTGGATGTCTTCTGCAGCCTGGCCGAGGTGGCCGAGCGCTACAACTACACGCGGCCGGAGCTGCACGAGGGCATGGAGCTACTTATCGAAGAAGGACGCCATCCGGTTGTCGAGCGCACGCTACCACCTGGTGAGCCTTTTATCCCGAACGACATCTACTTGGACACGCACACGCAGCAGATCCTGATCATCACGGGACCGAACATGGCGGGCAAGAGCGTGGTGCTGCGTCAGACTGGCCTGATTGTATTGCTGGCGCAGATCGGCTCGTTCGTGCCGGCTCGCCGCGCGCGCATCGGCATTGTCGATCGCATCTTCACCCGGGTAGGTGCTTCGGACAATCTGGCTGCTGGTGAGAGCACGTTTCTCGTCGAAATGAACGAGACGGCCAACATCCTCAACAATGCTACGCCACGCTCCCTGATTCTACTCGACGAGGTCGGACGGGGTACTTCGACCTTCGATGGGCTGTCGATTGCCTGGGCACTTGTCGAGTATTTGCACGAGACGCCTTCGGTGGCTGCCCGCACGCTCTTTGCCACGCATTATCATGAGCTGAACGAGCTGGCCGAGCGCTTCCCGCGCGTGAAGAACTTCCGTGTGCAGGTGGAAGAACACGATGGAAAAATCATCTTTCTGCACAAGCTGGTCCCGGGCGGCGCAGACCATTCCTACGGCATTGAGGTTGCTCGCATGGCCGGCTTGCCCGAACCGGTCATTAGCCGGGCCCGTGAGATTCTGCACCATCTGGAGGCGCAGCATCTGGTTGTGGAGGCACCGGCCGGTGATGGAGAGCCGGTCCGGACGATACGTTCGGCCCGCGCTGCGCATATTCCGGCCGATACGTCAGCCTTCCAGCTTTCGCTGTTTGCGCAGCCTACGCCCGATCCAGTGGCCGAAGAACTCAAGGAACGGCTGTGCCAGCTCGATCCCAACCGGATAACACCCATCGAAGCATTACTGCTGCTTGACGAACTCAAACGGATCGTAGAGCGTCATGATTCGTGA
- the paaA gene encoding 1,2-phenylacetyl-CoA epoxidase subunit PaaA yields the protein MDNEARLLETFQERINAGEKIEPRDWMPERYRRQLIRMMSQHAHSEIVGMLPEGNWITRAPNLRRKMALLAKVQDEAGHGLYLYSATETLGVDRYQLIQDLLEGRAKYSNIFNYPTLTWADVGVIGWFVDGAAIVNQTMLAKTSYGPYARAMIRICKEEAFHKRQGYEICVTLARGTPEQRQMLQDAINRWWWPTLMMFGPPDDQSPNSAELLRWKVKRKTNDELRQHFINITVPQVLALGMTIPDPELRYDEKTGNWLIGPIDWEEFWRVIRGHGPCNRERLRARRKAHEEGAWVREAVQAYARKRQQRAAQPVAAISQE from the coding sequence ATGGACAACGAAGCCAGACTGCTGGAAACGTTCCAAGAACGCATCAACGCGGGCGAAAAGATTGAGCCGCGCGACTGGATGCCTGAGCGCTACCGACGCCAGCTTATTCGTATGATGTCGCAGCATGCCCATTCGGAGATTGTGGGCATGTTGCCCGAAGGGAACTGGATTACGCGCGCGCCCAACCTGCGCCGTAAGATGGCGCTGCTGGCCAAAGTGCAGGACGAAGCCGGTCACGGGCTTTATCTCTACAGCGCCACTGAAACGCTGGGTGTTGATCGCTACCAGCTCATTCAGGATCTGCTTGAAGGGCGGGCCAAGTACTCGAACATTTTCAACTACCCCACACTCACCTGGGCCGACGTAGGTGTCATCGGCTGGTTCGTGGACGGTGCGGCCATTGTCAACCAGACAATGCTGGCCAAGACATCCTATGGTCCTTATGCCCGCGCCATGATTCGCATCTGTAAGGAAGAAGCCTTCCATAAACGCCAGGGCTACGAGATCTGCGTAACGCTGGCGCGGGGTACCCCGGAGCAGCGCCAGATGTTGCAGGACGCCATCAACCGCTGGTGGTGGCCTACGCTCATGATGTTTGGCCCGCCGGACGATCAGTCGCCCAACAGTGCCGAACTACTGCGCTGGAAAGTCAAACGTAAAACAAACGACGAGCTGCGTCAGCATTTCATTAACATTACGGTGCCGCAGGTGCTGGCCCTGGGCATGACAATTCCAGATCCGGAACTGCGCTACGACGAAAAAACCGGTAACTGGCTGATCGGCCCCATCGACTGGGAAGAATTCTGGCGGGTCATTCGGGGTCACGGTCCCTGCAATCGTGAACGGCTACGCGCCCGTCGCAAAGCCCATGAAGAAGGCGCCTGGGTGCGCGAAGCGGTACAGGCCTACGCCCGTAAACGTCAGCAACGTGCTGCCCAACCTGTTGCAGCAATCAGTCAGGAATGA
- the paaC gene encoding 1,2-phenylacetyl-CoA epoxidase subunit PaaC: MNLETLDAAIRPALFEYLLRLGDDALILGHRLSEWCGHGPYLEEDIALANLALDCLGHAEALLTLAGQVEGKGRTADDLAFLRDAYEFRNVQLVELPRGDFAFTITRQFLFATYACLLYEALQQSVFEPLAGIAAKALKEMRYHLRHSSEWIRCLGDGTEESHRRTQAALDELWMYTGELFEVDDTLQTLTQAHIAPDMTALYPKWNTQVTTTLQEATLTVPENPPYMATGGRRGHHTEHLGYLLAEMQFLQRAYPGAKW, from the coding sequence ATGAACCTCGAAACCCTTGATGCCGCTATTCGTCCGGCGCTTTTTGAATACCTGCTGCGCCTGGGCGACGATGCGCTGATTCTGGGCCACCGCCTTTCGGAATGGTGCGGGCACGGTCCGTACCTGGAAGAGGACATTGCGCTGGCCAACCTGGCACTTGACTGTCTGGGACATGCCGAGGCGTTGCTGACACTGGCCGGTCAGGTCGAAGGCAAAGGCCGCACAGCCGATGATCTGGCCTTCCTTCGGGATGCTTACGAATTTCGCAACGTGCAGCTGGTTGAGCTTCCCCGTGGGGATTTTGCCTTTACCATCACGCGTCAGTTTCTCTTTGCAACCTACGCCTGTCTGCTCTACGAAGCGCTGCAACAGAGCGTTTTTGAACCACTGGCCGGCATTGCGGCAAAGGCGCTCAAAGAGATGCGCTACCATCTGCGGCATAGCAGCGAATGGATCCGATGCCTGGGCGACGGCACCGAAGAAAGTCATCGACGGACGCAGGCCGCGCTGGACGAGCTCTGGATGTACACAGGCGAGCTGTTTGAAGTGGATGATACCCTGCAAACCCTTACGCAGGCCCACATTGCGCCCGACATGACCGCCCTCTATCCCAAATGGAATACACAGGTCACGACCACCCTCCAGGAGGCCACCCTGACGGTTCCGGAAAATCCACCCTACATGGCGACGGGAGGACGACGCGGTCATCATACGGAGCACCTGGGCTACCTGCTCGCTGAGATGCAATTTCTCCAGCGGGCCTACCCAGGTGCCAAGTGGTAG
- the paaB gene encoding 1,2-phenylacetyl-CoA epoxidase subunit PaaB: protein MENGLRLWEVFVQSRTGAPHEHVGSVRAPHAEMALQHARDVYARRGPVVSIWVVPTEAIYATQPGDEGPFFDPADTKPYRHPLFYKVPHGVKNI from the coding sequence ATGGAAAACGGATTGCGTCTGTGGGAGGTATTCGTGCAATCCCGCACCGGTGCCCCCCACGAACATGTAGGGAGTGTACGGGCCCCGCACGCCGAGATGGCCCTGCAACACGCGCGCGACGTCTATGCACGTCGGGGCCCCGTGGTCAGCATCTGGGTAGTTCCCACCGAAGCTATCTACGCTACCCAGCCCGGCGATGAGGGGCCGTTCTTCGACCCGGCTGATACCAAGCCCTATCGGCACCCCCTTTTCTACAAGGTGCCGCACGGGGTAAAGAATATCTGA
- the purD gene encoding phosphoribosylamine--glycine ligase: protein MRILVLGSGGREHAITWALAQSPQRPQLFIAPGNPGTAMLGTNVPIAATDAANLRKLVREQGIELVVVGPEQPLVEGVADALRAEGVRVVGPSVAAARLEGSKAFAKAFMQRHGIPTAAYRTFSAEQLGEALAYVDRHPEPLVVKASGLAAGKGAIVCATREEARRALRWMMEEGGLGKAGSEVVIEAFMEGEEASVFALTDGRDYVLLAPAQDHKRIGDGDTGPNTGGMGAYAPAPVVTARVLEQVAREIVEPVLTGMADEGHPYQGILYCGLMITEEGPKVVEFNCRLGDPEAQVVLPVAEVDWVEVFDRVASGQVADLEVPPPRRAAACVVLAAEGYPGSYRKGMPIEGLEAVEALSDVIVFQAGTRRTEDGRLVTAGGRVLGITAVADTLASAIHRAYEAVEAIHFEGKYFRRDIGQKGLARLAAAGAL, encoded by the coding sequence ATGCGCATCTTGGTGCTCGGAAGTGGCGGACGAGAACATGCGATCACCTGGGCCCTGGCGCAGAGTCCACAGCGCCCGCAGCTGTTTATTGCGCCGGGTAATCCCGGTACGGCCATGCTGGGCACGAACGTGCCGATAGCGGCTACCGACGCGGCCAATTTACGCAAGCTGGTGCGCGAGCAGGGGATCGAACTGGTCGTTGTCGGACCGGAACAGCCCCTGGTCGAGGGCGTGGCCGATGCGTTGCGGGCTGAGGGGGTACGCGTTGTGGGACCGTCGGTAGCGGCTGCCCGCTTGGAAGGCAGCAAGGCGTTTGCCAAAGCTTTTATGCAGCGCCACGGTATTCCTACGGCGGCCTACCGCACCTTTTCGGCTGAGCAACTGGGGGAAGCGCTGGCCTATGTTGACCGACACCCAGAGCCGCTTGTGGTCAAGGCCAGTGGTCTGGCTGCTGGCAAGGGGGCAATTGTGTGTGCAACGCGGGAAGAGGCGCGGCGAGCGTTGCGCTGGATGATGGAAGAGGGGGGGCTGGGTAAGGCCGGTAGCGAGGTGGTGATCGAAGCCTTTATGGAAGGTGAAGAAGCCAGCGTTTTTGCGCTGACTGACGGTCGCGACTATGTGCTGCTGGCTCCGGCTCAGGATCATAAGCGTATCGGTGATGGGGACACCGGCCCCAACACGGGCGGCATGGGTGCCTATGCTCCGGCACCGGTAGTGACTGCAAGGGTGCTGGAGCAGGTGGCCCGTGAGATCGTGGAGCCCGTGCTGACCGGGATGGCTGATGAAGGACATCCGTACCAGGGAATACTGTACTGCGGGTTAATGATTACCGAGGAGGGGCCGAAAGTGGTTGAGTTCAACTGTCGTCTGGGTGATCCTGAAGCCCAGGTAGTGCTGCCAGTGGCCGAAGTCGACTGGGTGGAGGTGTTCGATCGCGTGGCTTCGGGACAGGTGGCCGACCTGGAGGTACCTCCGCCGCGGCGGGCTGCGGCCTGTGTGGTGCTGGCCGCTGAGGGCTATCCGGGGAGCTACCGTAAGGGAATGCCGATTGAGGGGCTGGAAGCAGTCGAAGCGTTGTCGGATGTGATCGTCTTTCAGGCTGGCACACGCCGCACCGAAGACGGACGGCTGGTTACGGCCGGCGGCCGGGTGCTGGGTATAACCGCCGTGGCTGATACGCTGGCATCGGCTATCCATCGCGCCTACGAGGCCGTCGAAGCAATCCACTTCGAGGGCAAATACTTTCGCCGTGACATCGGCCAAAAAGGGCTGGCACGTCTGGCAGCGGCCGGCGCGCTATAG